From the Prunus dulcis chromosome 4, ALMONDv2, whole genome shotgun sequence genome, one window contains:
- the LOC117625657 gene encoding VQ motif-containing protein 31-like, which translates to MGMETSELGITTGCNKLPLTTTFIQTDTNAFREVVQRLTGTSSPPSDPAQVQRLTGTSSPPSDPAQQAQLKRTSAGTITSTSIPNNITNSTVRKTKTWSSTQTCKLHERRQYMKMRPKLEIVKPPTMTFHSKPPSSSSSSPSVPSPSTIFSKLSILQLEQAEENKSTNTQEEEERAIQERRFYLHPSPCGGRPPELLTLFPLTSPKSSQKE; encoded by the coding sequence ATGGGCATGGAGACATCAGAATTAGGCATAACTACTGGTTGTAATAAGCTACCCTTGACTACTACATTCATCCAAACCGACACAAATGCCTTCCGAGAAGTAGTGCAGCGTTTAACAGGCACCAGCAGCCCGCCATCTGATCCTGCACAAGTGCAGCGTTTAACAGGCACCAGCAGCCCGCCATCTGATCCTGCACAACAAGCACAACTCAAGAGAACGAGCGCGGGCACGATAACGAGCACCAGCATTCCTAATAATATTACTAATAGTACTGTTAGGAAGACCAAGACATGGTCATCGACGCAGACTTGCAAACTTCATGAAAGAAGGCAGTACATGAAGATGAGGCCCAAGCTTGAGATAGTGAAGCCACCCACCATGACCTTTCATTCCAAGCCACCCAGTTCATCAAGTTCAAGCCCCTCAGTACCGAGCCCTAGTACAATATTCTCAAAGCTGTCTATATTGCAGCTGGAACAAgctgaagaaaacaaatcaacgaatactcaagaagaagaagagagagcaaTTCAAGAGAGGAGATTTTACTTGCATCCATCACCCTGCGGGGGCAGGCCACCTGAACTCCTTACCTTGTTCCCTCTTACATCTCCCAAATCAAGTCAAAAGGAATGA